From Lawsonia intracellularis PHE/MN1-00, the proteins below share one genomic window:
- the rpsP gene encoding 30S ribosomal protein S16 — protein sequence MSVKLRLTRMGNKKRPFYRIVAINSHTRRDGRPLDYLGYYNPQTNPSAIKVDVEKVEKWLSIGAQPSDTVRSIIKAYSKVNV from the coding sequence ATGTCTGTAAAGTTAAGGCTTACCCGTATGGGTAATAAAAAACGTCCATTTTATCGTATTGTAGCAATCAACAGTCATACTCGTCGTGATGGTCGTCCATTAGACTATTTGGGATACTATAATCCTCAAACAAATCCATCAGCTATCAAGGTTGATGTCGAAAAAGTAGAAAAATGGCTGTCAATTGGTGCACAACCTTCAGATACTGTACGCTCTATTATTAAAGCATATAGTAAAGTTAATGTATAA
- a CDS encoding phosphatidylglycerophosphatase A, with product MGINELKRLCIISYARLGIAGLSPIMPGSCGSLIAAILAPWLFIPFSTFTRILILIFIFWTGSLVGTIIEQLLQKKDPKEVVIDELLGLWIVLLPFKNPGWIFIGLAFILFRIFDIIKIWPVNASENWLPGGYGIMIDDVFAGLQALLIISILYWTGYLNQWL from the coding sequence ATGGGAATAAATGAACTCAAAAGGCTATGTATAATAAGCTATGCAAGACTTGGAATAGCAGGATTATCTCCTATTATGCCAGGTAGTTGTGGTTCACTCATAGCAGCAATATTAGCCCCCTGGCTATTCATTCCATTCTCAACATTCACAAGAATATTAATTCTTATTTTTATTTTTTGGACAGGTAGCCTTGTTGGAACAATAATTGAACAATTACTACAAAAAAAAGACCCCAAAGAAGTTGTGATTGATGAATTACTGGGTCTTTGGATAGTATTACTTCCATTCAAAAATCCTGGATGGATTTTTATTGGATTAGCATTTATTCTTTTTCGTATTTTTGATATTATTAAAATATGGCCTGTTAATGCATCAGAGAATTGGTTACCTGGTGGATATGGAATTATGATTGATGATGTATTTGCAGGACTACAAGCATTACTCATTATAAGTATACTATACTGGACAGGTTATCTCAACCAATGGCTTTAA
- a CDS encoding ADP-heptose--LPS heptosyltransferase: MTQSPTLIIQLQRMGDLILSFHLCKRLLMLEPNHPLWVLAEPHFFKELITVAPQVVFFDHSMIPNLKLRNYRRVINLSHRDIAAQLTGVLTTEEKIGIFNQEDFLYIAGDWRLYRSSIVNNNRHNLFHWSDLEALGLIPEQSFKEVIWPPLRNIGSSGHIGLFVGASEAGKRPNAQFWGLLARYLIRHNLYPIFLGGPNDRSLAQECIDIAQLNSSNNFAGKFNLSELVLFSQKLDLFVTPDTGPMHLAAWTGTPVLNLSMGNVNPWETAPASPGHIVVRPAMSCVGCWNCEGRDFSCRSLFTPGKIGRLIVHLIENSSLEKSIFSGLHIYKTSRDERGLFTLVPLLPNIEHQRHLLGLFWKEWFIAMLGGMSDKLIPVSKLFFENAPHMCNPMQKTLLSLSKNVAKVLKKGSDIVPSKYWFSVMPALRPATGYIDLLLQNNKFSNKAWKKTGTLLSSLIETFSFASQC; the protein is encoded by the coding sequence ATGACTCAAAGTCCAACATTGATTATTCAATTACAACGAATGGGTGATTTAATACTATCATTTCATTTGTGTAAAAGATTATTGATGTTAGAGCCAAATCATCCTTTATGGGTTCTTGCAGAACCTCATTTTTTTAAAGAATTAATTACAGTTGCTCCTCAAGTGGTTTTTTTTGATCACTCTATGATACCTAATCTTAAATTAAGGAACTATAGGCGGGTTATTAATTTAAGCCATAGAGACATAGCTGCTCAACTTACTGGTGTATTAACTACTGAAGAGAAAATAGGTATTTTTAATCAAGAAGATTTTTTATATATAGCAGGTGATTGGAGATTATACCGTAGTTCTATAGTTAATAATAATAGGCATAATCTTTTCCATTGGTCAGATTTGGAAGCATTAGGGCTGATTCCAGAGCAGTCATTTAAAGAGGTTATATGGCCACCTTTACGTAATATTGGAAGTTCAGGACATATTGGACTTTTTGTTGGTGCAAGCGAGGCTGGAAAGCGTCCTAACGCACAGTTTTGGGGTTTACTAGCACGTTATCTAATAAGGCATAACTTATACCCAATTTTTCTTGGAGGTCCTAATGATAGGAGCTTAGCTCAAGAGTGTATAGACATAGCTCAGTTAAATTCGTCTAATAATTTTGCTGGGAAATTTAATCTTTCTGAGTTAGTACTTTTTTCCCAAAAGCTAGACTTATTTGTTACTCCAGATACAGGTCCAATGCATTTGGCTGCATGGACAGGAACTCCTGTTTTGAATTTGTCTATGGGAAATGTAAATCCATGGGAGACAGCTCCTGCATCTCCTGGACATATTGTAGTTAGGCCAGCTATGAGTTGTGTAGGTTGTTGGAATTGTGAGGGGAGAGATTTTAGTTGCCGGAGTTTATTTACCCCAGGGAAAATAGGTAGACTTATTGTTCATTTAATAGAGAATAGTTCTTTAGAGAAATCAATATTTTCTGGGTTACATATATATAAAACAAGTAGAGATGAACGAGGATTATTTACTTTGGTTCCATTGCTTCCCAATATTGAGCATCAGAGACATTTATTAGGTTTATTTTGGAAAGAGTGGTTTATTGCAATGCTTGGTGGAATGTCAGACAAACTTATACCTGTTTCTAAGTTATTTTTTGAGAATGCTCCTCATATGTGTAACCCTATGCAAAAAACATTATTAAGTCTTAGTAAGAATGTTGCAAAAGTTCTTAAAAAAGGAAGTGATATTGTTCCAAGTAAATATTGGTTCAGCGTTATGCCTGCATTAAGGCCAGCTACAGGTTATATTGATTTGTTATTACAAAATAATAAATTTAGTAATAAAGCATGGAAAAAAACAGGTACATTGCTTTCTTCGTTAATAGAAACTTTTAGTTTTGCTTCTCAATGTTAG
- a CDS encoding flagellin: MSLVINNNMMAANAARNLNESYSRLSQSTRRLSSGLRVGTAADDSAGLAIRELMRADIKTFQQGARNANDAISLVQVADGALGVIDEKLIRMKELAEQAATGTYNSTQRLIIESEYQAMASEITRISVATEFNGIKLLDGSLSGPHKGTNLQQTGALRVHFGPGNSSAEDYYEISIHSATASALGLGNGTTGPGATISTQAAAQAALDAINDAIVSKDNIRASLGTLQNRLEATITNLNTQAENLQAAESRISDIDVSTEMTEFVRNQILTQSGVAMLSQANSLPKMASQLISG; encoded by the coding sequence ATGTCTTTGGTCATTAACAACAACATGATGGCTGCAAATGCAGCCCGTAACCTCAATGAAAGTTATTCACGACTTAGCCAATCAACAAGACGTCTATCTTCTGGACTTCGTGTTGGGACAGCAGCTGATGATTCAGCAGGGCTTGCTATTAGAGAACTTATGCGAGCCGATATTAAAACATTTCAACAAGGTGCAAGAAATGCAAATGATGCTATTTCATTAGTACAAGTTGCAGATGGGGCACTAGGTGTTATAGATGAAAAGCTTATCCGAATGAAAGAGCTTGCTGAACAAGCTGCTACAGGTACTTATAATTCAACACAACGCTTGATTATTGAATCTGAATATCAAGCAATGGCTTCAGAAATTACACGTATTTCTGTTGCAACAGAATTTAATGGTATAAAATTATTAGATGGTTCTCTATCTGGACCTCATAAAGGAACTAATCTACAACAAACAGGAGCTCTAAGAGTACATTTTGGTCCAGGGAATAGTTCAGCAGAAGACTATTATGAAATTAGCATACATTCCGCTACAGCTTCTGCACTAGGCCTTGGAAATGGAACTACTGGTCCTGGTGCTACAATCTCTACTCAAGCTGCAGCACAAGCAGCGTTAGACGCCATCAATGATGCTATCGTTTCTAAAGATAATATTCGTGCTAGCCTTGGTACGCTACAAAATAGGTTAGAAGCAACAATTACAAACTTAAATACCCAAGCTGAAAACCTCCAGGCTGCAGAATCACGAATTTCTGATATAGACGTTTCAACAGAAATGACTGAATTTGTAAGAAATCAAATTTTAACACAATCTGGAGTAGCAATGCTTTCACAGGCAAACTCACTGCCAAAGATGGCAAGCCAACTCATTAGTGGCTAA
- a CDS encoding KH domain-containing protein, with amino-acid sequence MLKSFVEFVAKSLVDNPEEVQVCEVEGEQTSVLELRVAKEDLGKVIGRQGRTARAIRTLLGAASSKAQKRTMLEILE; translated from the coding sequence ATGTTAAAAAGTTTTGTAGAATTTGTTGCCAAATCCCTTGTAGATAATCCTGAAGAAGTGCAGGTGTGTGAAGTGGAAGGTGAACAAACTTCAGTTCTTGAATTACGTGTTGCAAAAGAAGACCTTGGAAAGGTTATTGGTAGACAAGGTCGTACAGCAAGGGCTATTCGTACCCTTCTAGGTGCCGCATCATCTAAAGCACAAAAACGCACAATGCTTGAAATCTTGGAATAA
- a CDS encoding flagellar hook assembly protein FlgD, with the protein MPTNGASGVSSATGIFSQQAGKSELGKEDFLKLLVTQFKYQDPLNPMEDKEFIAQLAQFSALEQQMSTNEKMESLLNLQTQQQMISAASFIGKEVAARGYGVSVKGDTISNIQYAINEEMVKGYVNIFDASNQLITTVQLDSKAPGIHDFDWDGLLPNGSKVSDGVYTVNIAGQNSAGAPVLVDTSVSGKVEAVTMYQGDQLLRLSDGRLVALSNVREVVQPKTVEPGDDTDSGDSEDGESGGGDNSDPGETNGTEGSEGSGMQDLYQLLPTIKEKLSR; encoded by the coding sequence ATGCCAACTAATGGTGCTTCAGGAGTTAGCTCAGCAACTGGGATTTTTTCTCAGCAGGCTGGTAAAAGTGAACTGGGTAAGGAAGATTTTCTTAAATTACTTGTAACCCAGTTTAAATATCAAGACCCCCTGAACCCTATGGAAGATAAAGAATTTATTGCTCAATTAGCACAGTTCTCTGCTCTTGAGCAGCAGATGAGTACAAATGAAAAGATGGAGTCTTTATTAAATTTACAGACACAACAACAAATGATTAGTGCTGCAAGTTTTATTGGTAAAGAAGTTGCTGCTCGTGGTTATGGTGTATCCGTTAAAGGTGATACTATTTCTAATATTCAATATGCAATTAATGAAGAAATGGTTAAAGGTTATGTAAATATTTTTGATGCTTCTAATCAACTAATTACAACAGTTCAATTGGACTCAAAGGCACCTGGTATTCATGATTTTGATTGGGATGGGCTGCTTCCTAATGGAAGTAAAGTTTCTGATGGAGTTTATACAGTTAATATCGCAGGTCAAAATTCAGCAGGTGCTCCAGTTTTAGTAGACACATCTGTAAGTGGAAAAGTAGAAGCTGTTACAATGTATCAAGGGGATCAATTATTACGTCTTTCTGATGGACGTCTAGTAGCTCTTTCAAATGTTCGTGAAGTGGTTCAGCCAAAAACAGTTGAGCCCGGTGATGACACAGACAGTGGTGATTCAGAAGACGGTGAGTCAGGTGGTGGGGATAATTCAGATCCTGGTGAAACTAATGGTACAGAGGGATCTGAAGGTTCTGGGATGCAGGATTTGTATCAGCTATTACCCACTATAAAAGAGAAGTTATCTAGGTAA
- the rnc gene encoding ribonuclease III translates to MDLKELQEDLGYYFKDEQLLITALTHSSWVNENDVTAEHNERLEFLGDAVLEICISEELFKRHPEAREGELTRMRSNLVNTKMLVLLARELKLNQYLLLARGEENQGGRQRNTLLADTMEAVFGAVFVDGDLFYARKVISKSYDNFWPKKSAALVKDFKTRLQEETQRHIKGLPKYILEGMHGPEHEKIFEVCVELPDGQVFRASGTGLKRAEQEAARIALESLMHCQSVNDK, encoded by the coding sequence ATGGATTTAAAAGAATTACAAGAAGATTTAGGATATTATTTTAAAGATGAACAGTTACTTATAACAGCATTGACACATAGTTCATGGGTAAATGAAAATGATGTAACAGCAGAACATAATGAAAGGTTAGAGTTTTTAGGAGATGCTGTATTAGAAATTTGTATCTCTGAGGAGTTATTTAAACGTCATCCTGAGGCAAGAGAGGGAGAATTAACTCGGATGAGATCTAATCTTGTTAATACAAAAATGTTAGTCCTTCTTGCTAGAGAACTTAAACTTAATCAATATCTTTTATTAGCACGAGGAGAAGAAAATCAGGGAGGCAGACAAAGAAATACTTTACTTGCTGATACAATGGAGGCTGTCTTTGGAGCAGTTTTTGTTGATGGAGATTTGTTTTATGCAAGAAAAGTAATTAGCAAGAGTTATGATAATTTTTGGCCTAAAAAAAGTGCCGCATTAGTTAAAGATTTTAAAACAAGATTACAGGAAGAGACACAAAGACATATTAAGGGATTACCAAAATATATCCTTGAAGGAATGCATGGACCTGAACATGAAAAAATTTTTGAAGTTTGTGTCGAACTTCCAGATGGCCAAGTTTTTAGAGCCAGTGGTACAGGTTTAAAAAGGGCAGAACAAGAAGCTGCACGTATTGCTTTAGAGTCTTTGATGCATTGTCAATCAGTTAATGATAAGTAA
- a CDS encoding flagellar hook-length control protein FliK, translated as MQIFPISSDMLYKEASSLSRGNGRDSFAFNQLFTKFFKNTPAEITPNLFYDSVDKNTSFFSTEAPYDNSAELRVDVSTLYPSSSSIDDIRFTDSELQKVIDSLAAQGAATETVQNLLGSPNGTAIGDVIQAVAYEAPVRLSESDMINIRSLANKLDSSGQLGERVLSDFRQGRSVQAWDRLSKALSSYDPNVKLSISHKEIVSLGKALGANSATLDALSKSFKGSKELSLTPDQLRNLLVPLQQQMTNKIDAQSKLASQLEGALMPVIKEAKKRMDEEISAGTIESRRSEQSKILIQDTVTKNGIANIQQQDVASETLNKIQGAEQTQDTVTKNGIANTQQQDVASETLNKIQGARQNTDSAKFAGQFQPQTGDKENLFQGKNSGDGLFEKNNGQDSKGLLSDNKGKGVTTTSSNPWESLAQRLGVNQSVGTVIPLQQPIQQNAQLTAIDRLAARMFSQIEQGAFSALRNGTSKLELTLNPLELGTVNVLLTTKNGEVSALLRPERAETTAALLQQMDSLRAELEQQGLKVAKVEVQTQLKDEQNMHWQGMDQHNSSQEQSERVRDLERLRMLGRVGQEDNGVEISLAHNMHNNSMTAGNTSRVDIIA; from the coding sequence ATGCAGATTTTTCCTATTTCTTCCGATATGCTTTATAAAGAAGCTTCATCATTATCTAGAGGTAATGGTAGAGATAGCTTTGCTTTTAATCAGCTCTTTACTAAGTTTTTTAAAAATACTCCAGCTGAAATTACGCCAAATTTATTTTATGATTCTGTAGATAAAAATACATCATTTTTTAGTACAGAAGCTCCTTATGATAATAGTGCAGAGCTTAGAGTAGATGTAAGTACATTATATCCATCCTCTTCTTCTATTGATGATATACGTTTTACAGATAGCGAGTTGCAAAAGGTTATTGATTCATTAGCAGCCCAAGGTGCTGCAACTGAAACTGTTCAGAATCTTCTTGGTTCACCTAATGGAACAGCTATTGGTGATGTCATACAAGCAGTAGCTTATGAAGCTCCTGTGCGTCTTAGTGAAAGCGATATGATAAATATTAGATCACTAGCAAATAAACTGGATAGTTCAGGTCAGTTAGGAGAGAGAGTTCTTAGTGATTTCAGACAAGGACGTTCTGTTCAAGCATGGGATCGTTTAAGTAAAGCATTATCAAGTTATGATCCAAATGTAAAACTTTCAATTAGTCATAAAGAAATTGTTTCTCTTGGAAAGGCGTTAGGGGCAAACTCTGCAACATTGGATGCATTATCAAAAAGTTTTAAGGGAAGTAAAGAGTTATCCCTTACTCCTGATCAGTTAAGAAATTTACTTGTACCACTTCAACAACAAATGACAAATAAAATTGATGCACAGAGTAAGTTGGCAAGCCAACTTGAAGGTGCATTAATGCCTGTAATTAAAGAAGCTAAAAAGCGTATGGATGAGGAGATTTCAGCTGGGACTATTGAGTCAAGACGATCAGAGCAGAGTAAAATTCTTATTCAGGATACAGTTACAAAGAATGGAATAGCTAATATCCAACAACAAGACGTAGCTAGTGAAACTCTTAATAAAATACAGGGTGCAGAACAAACTCAGGATACAGTTACAAAAAATGGAATAGCTAATACTCAACAACAAGACGTAGCTAGTGAAACTCTTAATAAAATACAGGGTGCAAGACAAAATACAGATTCGGCAAAATTTGCCGGGCAATTTCAACCTCAAACTGGTGATAAAGAAAATTTATTTCAAGGTAAGAATAGTGGTGATGGATTATTTGAAAAAAATAATGGACAAGATAGTAAGGGTTTATTGTCTGATAATAAGGGAAAAGGTGTTACTACAACTAGTTCTAACCCATGGGAATCTCTTGCACAACGTTTAGGGGTAAATCAATCTGTGGGGACAGTTATTCCTCTTCAACAACCTATACAACAAAATGCTCAACTAACTGCAATAGATCGTTTAGCAGCTAGAATGTTTTCTCAAATAGAGCAAGGGGCATTTTCTGCACTTCGTAATGGAACCAGTAAATTAGAGTTGACACTTAACCCTCTTGAACTTGGAACAGTGAATGTTTTGCTTACAACAAAGAATGGGGAGGTGAGTGCACTATTGCGCCCTGAACGTGCTGAAACAACAGCTGCATTACTGCAACAGATGGATAGCTTACGTGCGGAGCTAGAACAACAAGGTCTTAAGGTAGCTAAAGTAGAAGTACAAACACAGTTGAAAGACGAACAAAATATGCATTGGCAAGGTATGGATCAGCATAATAGCTCTCAAGAACAATCTGAAAGAGTAAGGGATCTTGAGAGATTACGCATGCTTGGAAGAGTAGGACAAGAAGATAATGGGGTAGAAATTTCCTTGGCACATAACATGCATAATAACAGTATGACGGCAGGAAATACCAGCCGAGTAGATATCATTGCATAA
- the rimM gene encoding ribosome maturation factor RimM (Essential for efficient processing of 16S rRNA), with protein MSEQLVAVGVLSRPHGIKGEIRLIRYTDSIDVFLGEVFLQKSNSLPKKAEIISSRIHQGVALVCFKGFSDRSAVEVLRGQTLLVSRSFLPEIESNESYLCDLLGFSVVLDNTDEVIGKLEYVSFPGGQELWSIITPEGKEVLLPAIPEFVLEVDTNAQLIRINPPKGLLELYK; from the coding sequence ATGTCAGAGCAGCTTGTAGCTGTCGGAGTATTATCTCGTCCTCATGGTATTAAGGGTGAGATCCGTTTAATACGTTATACGGATTCTATTGATGTTTTTTTAGGTGAAGTCTTTCTTCAAAAAAGTAACTCATTACCTAAAAAGGCAGAAATTATATCCTCTCGTATTCATCAAGGAGTAGCTCTAGTATGTTTTAAAGGTTTTTCTGATAGAAGTGCTGTAGAAGTCTTACGTGGTCAAACATTACTTGTTTCAAGAAGTTTTTTACCTGAGATAGAAAGTAATGAGTCTTATCTATGTGATCTATTAGGGTTTTCTGTAGTATTAGATAATACAGATGAAGTTATAGGTAAGTTGGAATATGTATCGTTTCCTGGGGGACAGGAATTGTGGTCGATCATTACTCCAGAAGGGAAAGAAGTTCTTTTACCAGCTATACCAGAATTTGTATTAGAGGTTGACACTAATGCTCAACTTATTAGGATAAATCCTCCGAAAGGACTGCTAGAGCTATATAAGTAA
- a CDS encoding flagellar hook protein FlgE, with translation MSLTAGMWTGVSGLLSHGEKMNVIGNNIANVNTVGFKGQRMDFADFIYQDGFSTAGITQIGRGVGIGAVMGNFGQGSFETTTEATDLAIGGRGFFKVKPQGSETSYYTRAGNFRFNNDGYLVDPHGYALQGWKIDNTEGPQRISGGVNPGTNTSQIMGTGEPTDIRLDTWTVAPLQTTNVSFNVNLSSDKSGDKSQNVNSPFTSLFNIWNGKQPSEPNNPPMPESAYSYQTSIKVYDEAGGTHTLTVYFDQVSPKDYKGGGSGESVWEYVVTMDPSEDNRQVSVGGNIVDIKDTKAAGMLMSGTLSFDSSGKLANQSAYSLNGSRKPAVDPATGALINGNGFTIDRDGNAIPILNIDNPAENFYPAEVSNNGFPMIVANFTGVPGKNTAGSVGDATTFFTEIDFGLKATDLDNTWKNANEPLSSLSYKKTHNPMDVAGGWTVGGYKTPAPSVTELGMAQILENPAGVMPQYYFGNPNYDNTVPQSPPYVYKNEASYQAAYKTALTAAGGTAADIKKEHWPHNAASGILEANDPPNVKDLANMNGTPNRLSNAFTNYAGGSSTKSASQNGYGFGDLMNYSVNAEGVLFGVYSNGVQLPLYQVALYDFNSKQGLRREGGNLFSQTRESGDPSSGAANTSGFGSINANTLEGSNVDISTEFVSMIATQRGFQSNSKIVTTIDQMLETVVNMKR, from the coding sequence ATGAGTCTTACAGCAGGAATGTGGACAGGTGTTTCAGGACTTTTAAGTCATGGCGAAAAGATGAATGTTATTGGTAATAACATAGCTAACGTAAATACAGTAGGCTTTAAAGGCCAACGTATGGATTTCGCAGACTTTATTTATCAAGATGGCTTTAGTACTGCAGGGATTACACAAATTGGACGTGGTGTAGGCATTGGAGCTGTCATGGGGAACTTTGGTCAGGGTAGTTTTGAAACCACAACTGAAGCAACAGACCTTGCTATTGGTGGTCGTGGATTTTTCAAAGTTAAACCACAAGGATCAGAGACTTCATATTATACCCGTGCAGGTAATTTTCGTTTTAATAATGATGGATACTTAGTTGATCCTCATGGATATGCTCTTCAGGGTTGGAAAATTGATAATACTGAAGGGCCACAACGTATCTCAGGTGGTGTTAATCCAGGTACAAATACTTCGCAGATTATGGGTACAGGTGAACCAACAGATATCCGTCTTGATACTTGGACAGTTGCACCTTTACAGACAACAAATGTAAGTTTTAACGTAAACCTTTCTTCTGATAAATCTGGAGATAAATCTCAAAACGTTAATAGTCCATTTACCTCATTATTTAATATATGGAATGGTAAACAACCAAGTGAACCTAACAATCCACCTATGCCTGAAAGTGCATATAGTTATCAGACATCTATTAAGGTATATGATGAAGCTGGTGGAACACATACATTAACAGTCTATTTTGACCAAGTTTCTCCTAAAGACTACAAAGGTGGTGGAAGTGGAGAAAGTGTATGGGAATACGTTGTTACTATGGATCCTTCTGAAGATAATCGCCAAGTTTCTGTTGGTGGTAACATTGTGGACATCAAAGATACTAAAGCTGCAGGAATGTTAATGTCAGGAACATTGAGTTTTGATAGCTCAGGAAAACTTGCAAACCAAAGTGCATATTCGCTGAATGGTTCACGTAAGCCTGCAGTTGATCCTGCAACCGGAGCTCTTATTAATGGTAATGGTTTTACTATTGATAGAGATGGAAATGCAATTCCTATTCTTAATATAGATAATCCAGCTGAAAACTTCTATCCAGCAGAAGTTTCTAATAATGGATTTCCTATGATTGTAGCTAATTTTACTGGTGTCCCAGGTAAAAATACAGCTGGATCTGTTGGTGATGCTACCACCTTTTTTACAGAAATTGACTTTGGTTTAAAAGCTACTGATCTTGATAATACATGGAAGAATGCAAATGAACCTCTTTCTTCTTTAAGCTATAAAAAAACACATAATCCTATGGATGTCGCAGGTGGTTGGACAGTTGGTGGGTATAAAACTCCAGCTCCATCAGTAACTGAACTTGGTATGGCTCAGATATTGGAAAATCCTGCTGGGGTAATGCCACAATATTATTTTGGTAACCCTAACTATGATAACACAGTTCCACAGAGTCCACCATATGTATATAAAAATGAAGCTTCTTATCAGGCTGCATATAAGACTGCATTAACTGCCGCAGGTGGTACCGCAGCTGACATTAAAAAGGAACATTGGCCTCATAATGCTGCATCAGGTATATTAGAAGCTAATGATCCACCAAATGTTAAAGACTTAGCTAATATGAATGGAACACCAAACCGCTTATCAAATGCGTTTACTAACTATGCAGGTGGTAGCTCTACAAAATCTGCAAGTCAAAATGGTTATGGTTTTGGTGATTTAATGAACTATAGTGTAAATGCTGAGGGAGTGTTATTTGGAGTATATTCAAATGGAGTACAACTTCCATTATATCAAGTAGCTCTTTATGATTTTAACTCTAAACAGGGGTTACGTCGTGAAGGTGGTAACTTATTTAGTCAAACAAGAGAATCAGGGGACCCATCTTCAGGTGCTGCAAACACTTCTGGGTTTGGTTCAATTAACGCTAATACTTTAGAAGGATCAAACGTAGATATATCTACAGAGTTTGTCTCAATGATTGCAACACAACGTGGATTCCAGTCAAATAGTAAAATTGTAACTACTATTGACCAAATGTTAGAGACAGTTGTAAATATGAAGCGTTAG